A single Abyssisolibacter fermentans DNA region contains:
- a CDS encoding FeoA family protein yields the protein MPLNMVENGKTVKLKAIYSGSKLKKKLSDMGLTNGVEIKVLFGYMSGATVVNIRGSKVVLGAGISNKIMVECV from the coding sequence ATGCCACTTAATATGGTTGAAAATGGTAAAACAGTTAAACTTAAAGCTATATATTCAGGATCGAAACTTAAAAAGAAATTAAGTGATATGGGATTAACAAATGGTGTTGAAATAAAAGTTTTATTTGGTTATATGAGTGGAGCAACAGTTGTAAATATAAGAGGTTCGAAAGTTGTTTTGGGAGCAGGTATAAGTAACAAAATAATGGTTGAATGTGTTTAA
- the feoB gene encoding ferrous iron transport protein B translates to MKIVLTGNPNCGKTTLFNALTGARQHIGNWPGVTVEKKEGTLKIKDDDVKVVDLPGIYSMSPYSIEEIIARNYILDENPDVIVNIVDASNIERNLYLTMQLLELNKPVIVALNMMDVAQKRGYKIDEKKLSKALGVPVIPIVATKKTGLDDLKETLYNHMQGKTVINKANIVYSKNIENEINNTIKKLETHNASLSNKYNSRWIAIKVLENDEKVMEALKEQKIDEVSAASDVVIEENDFDSMLAEERYVIINKILSKSVSRPKLEQLTTSDKIDKVLTNRILGIPIFAGLMFLVFYVTFNIGNIFLDKIDIFFNETISGAVRAVLEDLNVAGWLQSLIVDGVIGGVGGVLTFLPNIALLFFFISILESSGYMARVAFIMDKFMRKIGLSGKAFLPMVMGFGCNVPAIMSTRTLENEKDRLLAILINPFMSCGARLPVYVLFTSVFFKENESIVIFSLYILGIIIAILVGLIFKKTLFKGESAPFVMELPPYRIPSVKGVLLNVWEKAKGYIVKAGTVIFAASIIIWFILGYNFSGATEITNSIGASIGKFIAPIFKPLGFGSWQATLSLITGISAKEIVISNMAIVYGLGEGVAEAAIEGNAGVLAVTLKEAFNQVAAYAFMVFVLLYTPCIAVIGTIKKETNSWKWTAFSVIYQFLVAWVVALLVYQVGSLIFL, encoded by the coding sequence TTGAAGATTGTTTTAACTGGTAATCCTAATTGTGGTAAGACAACACTATTTAATGCTTTGACAGGAGCAAGACAGCATATAGGAAATTGGCCGGGAGTTACTGTAGAAAAAAAGGAAGGAACACTAAAAATTAAAGATGATGATGTAAAAGTTGTGGATTTACCAGGTATATACAGCATGTCACCATATTCAATTGAAGAAATTATAGCAAGGAATTATATATTAGATGAAAATCCTGATGTTATAGTAAATATTGTAGATGCATCCAATATTGAAAGGAATCTATATTTAACAATGCAGTTATTAGAGCTTAACAAACCTGTAATAGTTGCTCTAAACATGATGGATGTAGCACAAAAAAGAGGTTATAAAATTGATGAAAAAAAACTGTCAAAGGCTCTGGGGGTTCCTGTTATACCTATTGTAGCTACCAAAAAAACAGGTTTAGATGATTTAAAAGAAACTTTATATAATCATATGCAAGGGAAAACTGTAATTAATAAAGCTAATATAGTTTATAGCAAGAATATAGAAAATGAAATAAATAATACGATTAAAAAATTAGAAACACATAATGCTAGTTTGAGTAATAAATACAATTCCAGATGGATAGCTATCAAAGTATTGGAAAATGATGAAAAAGTAATGGAAGCTTTAAAAGAACAAAAAATAGATGAAGTTTCAGCTGCGTCAGATGTGGTAATTGAGGAGAATGATTTTGATTCCATGTTAGCAGAAGAAAGATATGTTATTATAAATAAAATACTATCTAAGTCTGTAAGCAGGCCTAAATTAGAGCAATTAACAACTTCAGATAAAATTGATAAAGTACTTACTAACAGAATTTTGGGAATACCTATTTTTGCAGGATTAATGTTTTTAGTATTTTATGTTACATTTAATATAGGGAATATATTTTTAGATAAAATAGATATTTTCTTTAATGAAACTATATCAGGAGCAGTCAGAGCAGTTTTAGAAGATTTAAATGTAGCTGGTTGGTTACAATCTTTAATTGTTGATGGAGTTATAGGTGGAGTAGGTGGAGTTTTAACTTTTTTACCCAATATAGCATTACTATTTTTCTTTATATCTATTTTAGAGTCAAGTGGTTATATGGCTAGAGTTGCATTTATAATGGATAAATTCATGAGAAAGATAGGATTAAGCGGAAAAGCATTTTTACCAATGGTAATGGGCTTTGGTTGTAATGTTCCAGCTATTATGAGTACAAGAACACTTGAAAATGAAAAGGACAGATTGTTAGCTATTTTAATAAATCCATTTATGTCATGTGGAGCGAGATTACCTGTTTATGTGTTATTTACATCAGTGTTTTTTAAAGAAAATGAGAGTATTGTAATTTTTTCATTATATATATTAGGAATTATTATTGCTATATTGGTAGGATTAATATTCAAAAAAACATTGTTCAAAGGAGAAAGTGCTCCTTTTGTTATGGAATTACCTCCTTATAGAATACCTTCAGTAAAAGGGGTATTATTAAATGTTTGGGAAAAAGCGAAAGGCTATATTGTTAAAGCAGGTACAGTTATATTTGCAGCATCAATAATTATTTGGTTTATACTTGGATATAATTTCTCAGGAGCTACTGAAATAACAAACAGTATAGGAGCTTCTATAGGTAAATTTATTGCACCTATATTTAAACCATTAGGCTTTGGAAGTTGGCAAGCTACATTGTCATTAATAACTGGTATTTCAGCTAAAGAAATTGTAATAAGTAATATGGCTATTGTATATGGATTGGGAGAAGGGGTAGCAGAAGCAGCAATTGAAGGAAATGCAGGAGTTTTGGCAGTCACATTAAAGGAAGCCTTTAATCAAGTAGCTGCTTATGCATTCATGGTATTTGTGCTTCTTTATACACCATGCATAGCTGTAATAGGTACTATCAAGAAAGAGACAAATTCATGGAAATGGACAGCTTTTTCAGTAATATATCAATTTCTTGTAGCTTGGGTTGTTGCATTGTTGGTATATCAAGTAGGTAGTTTGATATTTTTATAG
- a CDS encoding FeoB-associated Cys-rich membrane protein — protein MYTFIIGAVVIGFAAFIIYRKTKQIASGKHTCSDCSSCSFNCSSRHE, from the coding sequence ATGTACACATTTATAATAGGAGCAGTTGTAATAGGATTTGCTGCATTTATAATATATAGAAAAACAAAACAGATAGCATCTGGAAAGCATACATGCTCAGATTGCAGCAGTTGTAGTTTTAATTGCAGCAGTAGACATGAATAA
- the thiC gene encoding phosphomethylpyrimidine synthase ThiC produces MNYTTQMDAAKKGILTEQMKAVAKKENMDTAKLMELVAKGRIAIPANKNHKNLEAEGVGEGLRTKINVNLGISKDANDIDLELEKAKVAIELKAESIMDLSNFGKTRKFRKELIDMSTAMIGTVPVYDALGFYDKELKDIKASEFLDVVKTHAQDGVDFMTIHAGINRETAKTFKRNPRLMNIVSRGGALMFAWMQLNVKENPFYEHFDELLDICAEYDVTLSLGDACRPGAIMDSTDASQIKELITLGELTKRAWKKNVQVIIEGPGHMALNEIEGNMMLEKKLCHGAPFYVLGPLVTDIAPGYDHITGAIGGAIAAANGADFLCYVTPAEHLRLPSLDDMKEGIIATRIAAHAADIAKGIPGARVWDNKMSFARQKLDWDTMFELAIDPEKAKNYRSESKPEDENSCSMCGKMCAVRNINKVLNGEDLNILRNDK; encoded by the coding sequence ATGAATTATACAACTCAAATGGATGCTGCAAAAAAAGGGATTTTAACTGAGCAAATGAAAGCTGTAGCAAAAAAAGAAAATATGGATACAGCTAAACTAATGGAGTTAGTTGCTAAGGGTAGAATAGCTATTCCTGCAAACAAAAACCATAAAAATTTAGAAGCTGAAGGAGTAGGCGAAGGATTACGCACAAAAATCAATGTAAATCTTGGAATTTCAAAAGATGCAAATGATATTGATTTAGAATTAGAAAAAGCTAAAGTAGCTATCGAGTTAAAAGCTGAATCCATAATGGATTTGAGTAATTTTGGTAAAACTAGAAAGTTTCGAAAAGAACTAATAGATATGTCTACAGCAATGATAGGTACTGTACCTGTATATGATGCTTTAGGCTTTTATGACAAAGAGTTAAAGGATATCAAAGCTTCAGAATTTCTTGATGTTGTAAAAACGCATGCTCAAGATGGAGTAGATTTTATGACTATACACGCTGGTATTAATAGAGAAACAGCTAAAACATTTAAAAGAAATCCAAGACTTATGAACATAGTATCAAGAGGCGGAGCTTTGATGTTTGCATGGATGCAGCTTAATGTAAAAGAAAATCCATTTTATGAGCATTTTGATGAGCTTTTAGATATTTGTGCTGAGTATGATGTAACTCTTAGTCTAGGAGATGCTTGCCGTCCAGGTGCAATAATGGATTCTACTGATGCTAGTCAAATTAAAGAACTTATAACTTTAGGTGAACTTACTAAAAGAGCATGGAAGAAAAATGTACAAGTTATAATTGAAGGTCCAGGACATATGGCACTTAATGAGATTGAAGGAAACATGATGCTTGAGAAAAAACTATGTCATGGAGCACCATTTTATGTTTTAGGGCCATTAGTTACTGATATAGCACCAGGTTACGATCATATTACAGGTGCAATAGGAGGAGCTATTGCCGCTGCTAATGGAGCAGATTTCTTATGCTATGTAACTCCTGCAGAGCATCTACGTCTACCATCACTTGATGACATGAAAGAAGGAATTATAGCTACAAGAATAGCTGCACATGCAGCAGACATAGCAAAAGGAATTCCTGGTGCAAGAGTGTGGGACAACAAGATGAGTTTTGCTAGACAAAAGCTTGATTGGGATACTATGTTTGAATTAGCTATAGATCCTGAAAAAGCAAAAAATTACAGATCCGAGTCAAAACCTGAAGATGAAAATTCATGCTCTATGTGTGGTAAAATGTGTGCTGTAAGAAATATAAATAAAGTTCTAAATGGTGAAGATTTAAATATTCTTAGAAATGATAAATAA
- the purF gene encoding amidophosphoribosyltransferase: MIKLTKLKEECGVIGIYSTAAVNFRSLIYTAMMSLQHRGEDSAGVSISSYGTIKNYKSIGNTNDLFNKINDLSLKGTSCISHVRYTTFGDNVIDNAQPISSDENTLSIAHNGNIYNSQQLKKKLMDNGIKFNTTSDTEVILNLFKCNKQLNLKNRIIESVKRLKGAFAIVMLINDKLVGIRDPYGIRPLFLGKLNSSYILSSETCTFNVIGANYIREIKAGEIVIIDNNDIQSINYAHKNPALCAFEYIYFSRTDSMLNNKNLYEVRENLGKCLASKYHIEADVVIGVPDSGVPSAIGYAHASGITYKLGFTKNNYVGRTFIKPTQLKRQKDLNIKLNIIKEAVIDKKVIVVDDSIVRGTTSKAIVRSLKKAGAKEVHLLISSPKIDYTCNLGVNISTKEELLSYKKCINEMKAFLDVNTLGFLDIHDLYKTFETKSICTGCFNGIYPKQ, from the coding sequence ATGATAAAACTAACTAAGCTAAAAGAAGAATGCGGAGTAATAGGTATTTATTCCACAGCTGCCGTTAATTTTAGGTCATTAATCTATACTGCTATGATGTCTCTTCAGCATAGAGGTGAAGACAGTGCAGGTGTTTCAATTAGTTCTTATGGCACCATAAAAAACTACAAATCTATTGGAAACACAAATGACTTATTTAATAAAATTAATGATCTTTCTTTAAAAGGTACCTCATGTATATCTCACGTAAGATATACTACTTTTGGAGATAATGTGATTGATAATGCTCAACCCATAAGTTCTGATGAAAATACATTGTCCATTGCTCATAATGGTAATATATATAATAGTCAACAATTGAAAAAGAAACTAATGGATAATGGCATAAAATTTAATACTACTAGTGATACTGAAGTAATTCTTAATTTATTTAAATGCAATAAACAACTTAATTTAAAAAATAGAATAATAGAATCTGTTAAAAGACTAAAAGGTGCATTTGCAATAGTTATGCTAATTAATGATAAACTTGTTGGTATAAGAGATCCATATGGAATAAGACCTCTTTTTTTAGGTAAACTTAATTCTAGCTACATACTCTCTTCTGAAACCTGTACCTTTAATGTTATAGGAGCAAACTATATACGTGAAATAAAAGCTGGTGAAATAGTTATAATTGATAATAATGATATACAATCTATAAATTATGCACATAAAAATCCAGCATTATGTGCATTTGAATACATCTATTTCTCAAGAACTGATAGTATGTTAAACAATAAAAATTTATATGAAGTAAGAGAAAATTTAGGTAAATGTCTTGCTAGTAAATATCATATTGAAGCTGATGTTGTAATAGGTGTTCCAGATTCTGGAGTACCTTCAGCTATAGGATATGCCCATGCATCAGGTATTACCTATAAATTAGGATTCACAAAAAATAATTATGTTGGTAGAACATTTATAAAACCAACTCAGCTTAAAAGACAAAAAGATTTAAATATAAAACTAAATATTATCAAAGAAGCTGTCATAGATAAAAAAGTTATAGTTGTAGATGATTCCATTGTTAGAGGCACTACAAGCAAAGCTATTGTAAGATCATTAAAAAAGGCAGGCGCAAAAGAAGTGCATTTATTAATTAGCTCTCCTAAAATAGATTACACCTGCAATTTAGGAGTAAATATTTCTACCAAAGAAGAGCTGTTGTCATACAAGAAGTGTATAAATGAAATGAAAGCCTTTTTAGATGTAAATACCTTAGGCTTTTTAGATATACATGATTTATATAAAACTTTTGAAACTAAAAGTATTTGTACAGGATGTTTTAATGGTATATATCCTAAACAATAA
- the rfbB gene encoding dTDP-glucose 4,6-dehydratase: MTNFLITGGAGFIGSNFIRYFLNKYKNYKIINLDNLTYAGNVNNLINIEDNYRYKFIKGSINDINLVKKILETGVNCIINFAAESHVDRSINNSQIFVKTNILGTQVLLNEAKNYNVDKFIQISTDEVYGSLGEKGLFTEKSPVNPSSPYSASKASADFLALSYYKSFGLPAVITRCTNNYGPYQFPEKLIPLMIIKAINNEYLPVYGNGENIRDWIHVVDHCRAVDAVIHHGKVGEIYNIGAINEKSNLEVVKFILNILKKSYSLINFIEDRPGHDIRYAIDNKKIVKHLGWSPKYEFEKGLKDTVDWYVENKHWWEIAYRKLYMKQNNSSR, translated from the coding sequence TTGACAAATTTTTTAATTACAGGTGGTGCTGGTTTTATTGGTAGTAATTTCATACGTTACTTTCTAAATAAATATAAAAATTATAAGATTATAAATTTAGATAATCTTACTTATGCAGGTAATGTTAACAATTTAATAAATATTGAAGATAATTATAGATATAAATTTATTAAAGGTTCTATTAATGATATAAATCTTGTAAAAAAAATATTGGAAACAGGAGTTAATTGTATTATAAATTTTGCAGCTGAATCTCATGTTGATAGAAGTATTAATAATTCACAAATTTTTGTAAAAACAAATATTTTGGGTACACAGGTGCTGTTAAATGAAGCTAAAAATTATAATGTAGATAAATTTATTCAAATTTCAACTGATGAAGTCTATGGATCATTAGGAGAAAAAGGTTTATTTACGGAAAAATCACCAGTAAATCCAAGCAGTCCATATTCAGCTAGTAAGGCTAGTGCTGATTTTTTAGCTCTATCATATTATAAAAGTTTTGGTTTACCAGCAGTTATAACAAGATGTACTAATAATTATGGTCCCTATCAATTTCCTGAAAAATTGATTCCATTAATGATTATTAAGGCAATAAATAATGAGTATCTACCTGTGTATGGCAATGGGGAAAATATTAGAGATTGGATTCATGTGGTAGATCATTGTAGAGCTGTTGATGCTGTTATACATCATGGTAAAGTAGGAGAGATATATAATATAGGAGCAATTAATGAGAAAAGTAATTTAGAAGTAGTAAAGTTTATATTAAATATATTAAAAAAATCTTATAGTCTAATAAATTTTATTGAAGATAGACCTGGACACGATATAAGGTATGCTATAGATAATAAAAAAATAGTTAAACATCTAGGGTGGAGCCCCAAATATGAATTTGAAAAAGGTTTGAAAGATACTGTAGATTGGTATGTTGAAAATAAGCATTGGTGGGAAATAGCATATAGAAAACTGTACATGAAACAGAATAATTCAAGTAGATGA
- a CDS encoding glucose-1-phosphate thymidylyltransferase — protein MKALILCGGIGSRLFPITFSLPKQLIPLVNKPLLFYIIDSLIKADINEIGILVNDNMELFKESLKKYETEKIKLEYIKQEKPIGLANAVSSSREFIKDDDFIMILGDNLYDLDIKLLINEFKLNNSNCNLLLKQVDNPMRFGVAKTNNDYVVDVVEKPKIPTSNLAITGIYIFDKNIFAACENIKPSWRGEYEITDAIRWLIQKGYKVTYKMHEGFWKDLGNPQDVIYGNQYLMKGIMHYINGEIDAKSEISGNIIIGENSRIINSFIKGPVIIGNNTIIKNSYIGPYSSICNNVNIINSKLKNSIILEGCIISNIHTIIDSSIVAQDTIIKKSFKSKQSNKFLLGKNSQVELY, from the coding sequence ATGAAAGCTCTAATACTTTGTGGTGGAATTGGTTCTAGGTTATTTCCTATAACATTTTCATTACCAAAACAATTAATACCATTAGTAAATAAGCCTTTGCTATTTTATATAATAGATTCTTTAATAAAAGCTGATATAAATGAAATAGGGATATTAGTCAATGATAATATGGAACTGTTTAAAGAAAGTTTGAAGAAATATGAAACTGAAAAAATAAAACTTGAATATATAAAACAAGAAAAGCCCATTGGTCTAGCAAACGCAGTATCATCATCTAGGGAGTTTATAAAAGATGATGATTTTATAATGATTTTAGGAGATAATCTTTATGATTTAGATATTAAATTGCTTATAAATGAGTTCAAATTAAATAATAGTAATTGTAATCTTTTGTTAAAGCAAGTGGATAATCCTATGAGATTTGGTGTAGCTAAAACAAACAATGATTATGTAGTAGATGTTGTTGAAAAACCAAAGATACCAACTTCAAACTTAGCTATTACAGGAATTTATATTTTTGATAAAAATATTTTTGCTGCATGTGAAAACATTAAACCTTCATGGAGAGGAGAATATGAAATCACTGATGCAATAAGATGGCTTATTCAAAAAGGTTATAAAGTAACGTATAAAATGCATGAAGGTTTTTGGAAAGATTTAGGCAATCCTCAAGATGTTATTTATGGAAATCAGTATCTAATGAAGGGAATAATGCATTATATAAATGGTGAAATTGACGCTAAAAGTGAAATTTCTGGTAATATAATAATAGGTGAAAATTCTAGAATAATAAACAGCTTTATTAAAGGTCCTGTAATAATTGGTAATAATACTATAATAAAAAACTCATATATAGGTCCTTATTCATCTATTTGTAATAATGTTAATATAATAAATTCAAAGTTAAAAAACAGCATTATTTTAGAAGGATGTATTATTTCAAACATTCATACAATCATTGATTCAAGTATAGTTGCTCAAGATACTATAATAAAAAAAAGTTTTAAAAGTAAACAATCAAATAAGTTTTTATTAGGTAAAAATAGTCAAGTGGAATTGTATTAA
- a CDS encoding DegT/DnrJ/EryC1/StrS family aminotransferase, translating to MNKKILVTRPFLPPINEYISYLQLIWENNILTNNGPLVQELEEKLEKKLRLKNLVLTSNGTMGIQLAIKALHLKGEIITTPFTFIATASAINWENCSPVFVDIDPETFNIDPSKIEDRISKNTAAILAVHTFSNPCDIEAIDRISKKYNLKIIYDAAHAMFVDYKEKSILEYGDISVVSFHATKLFNTVEGGACVTRNEKLMNRLKSLRNFGFNEQKEIIDFGTNAKMSEMHAAMGLANLKYMDNELNNRKEKYELYLNLLNNNSSIRFQKIRKENYNFSYMPVLFSDEDKLTIALKVLNENNIFPRRYFYPALSSLKLFAKNNENLKITENISKRVLCLPLYGKLKIEEITNICKLINNVI from the coding sequence ATGAATAAAAAGATATTAGTAACACGTCCTTTTTTACCTCCAATAAATGAATATATAAGTTATCTTCAATTAATATGGGAAAACAATATATTAACCAACAATGGTCCATTAGTTCAAGAATTGGAAGAAAAATTAGAGAAAAAGCTAAGATTGAAAAATCTTGTTTTAACTTCTAATGGAACTATGGGAATCCAATTAGCTATAAAAGCATTGCATTTAAAAGGTGAAATAATAACTACACCATTTACTTTTATCGCAACTGCTAGTGCTATAAATTGGGAAAATTGTTCACCAGTATTTGTAGATATTGATCCAGAGACTTTTAATATAGATCCAAGTAAAATTGAAGATAGGATAAGTAAAAATACTGCAGCTATTTTAGCAGTTCATACCTTTAGTAATCCATGTGATATTGAAGCAATTGATAGAATTTCAAAGAAATACAATTTAAAAATTATTTATGATGCCGCTCATGCTATGTTTGTAGATTATAAAGAAAAATCTATTTTAGAATATGGTGATATATCTGTTGTTAGTTTTCATGCAACAAAGTTATTTAATACAGTTGAAGGTGGCGCTTGTGTAACAAGGAATGAGAAACTTATGAATAGATTAAAATCACTAAGAAATTTTGGGTTCAATGAACAAAAAGAGATTATAGATTTTGGAACCAATGCCAAGATGTCAGAAATGCACGCTGCAATGGGATTAGCAAACCTAAAATACATGGATAATGAATTGAATAATAGAAAGGAAAAATATGAATTATATCTGAACTTATTAAATAATAACAGCTCAATTAGGTTTCAAAAGATTAGAAAAGAAAATTATAATTTCAGTTATATGCCTGTATTATTTAGTGATGAAGATAAATTAACGATAGCATTAAAAGTGTTAAACGAAAATAATATTTTTCCTAGAAGATATTTTTATCCTGCACTTAGTAGTTTGAAATTATTCGCTAAGAATAATGAAAACCTAAAGATAACAGAAAATATATCAAAAAGGGTTTTATGTCTACCATTGTATGGTAAATTAAAAATAGAGGAAATTACAAATATATGTAAACTTATAAATAATGTGATTTAG
- a CDS encoding ATP-grasp domain-containing protein produces MSEGRDYIEKKVLVFPCSSEIGLEIHRSLSYSKHFEIFGASSVDSNHGKYVYKNYIKISTSINSCDFIKELNTIINEKHIDYIFPALDSVILKLVENRKNINCEIIAPPLETCSICCSKSKTYNAFRGIINIPTVYKNSDNIIKFPVFLKPDIGCGSKGTYIANTKDEISFYRKLDNTLLILEYLPGKEYTVDCFTDRDSKLVFIGARERKRIKNGISVNSSPIFDERINNMAQEINKNLIMRGVWFFQVKINENNDYALLEIAPRVAGTMGLYRNIGINFSLLSLYDRLGYDIKVITNNYDIEMDRALISRYKIDYYYENVYVDLDDTLIYESKVCFLLIGFLYQCLNKNKKIYLITRNDKDIEEILNKFKIGNIFEKIIYIKNTDEKYKYIKENSSIFIDDSFSERLKVASKLNIPTFDINNIECLIDWKI; encoded by the coding sequence ATGTCTGAAGGGCGTGATTACATTGAAAAAAAAGTTTTAGTTTTTCCTTGCAGTTCTGAAATAGGTCTTGAAATTCATAGGTCTTTATCTTACTCTAAGCATTTTGAAATATTTGGAGCTTCAAGTGTAGATTCTAATCATGGTAAATATGTTTATAAAAACTATATAAAAATTTCAACTTCTATAAACAGTTGTGATTTTATAAAAGAATTAAATACAATAATTAATGAAAAACATATTGATTATATTTTTCCAGCACTAGATAGTGTTATTTTAAAATTAGTTGAAAATAGAAAAAATATAAATTGTGAAATTATTGCTCCGCCTTTAGAAACTTGTAGCATTTGCTGTTCAAAAAGCAAAACCTATAATGCATTTAGAGGAATTATAAATATTCCTACAGTATATAAAAATTCTGATAATATAATTAAATTTCCGGTTTTTTTAAAGCCTGATATAGGCTGTGGTTCTAAAGGAACGTATATTGCAAACACAAAAGATGAAATTAGTTTTTATAGAAAATTAGATAATACTTTATTAATACTTGAATATTTACCTGGTAAGGAGTATACAGTTGATTGTTTTACTGATAGAGACTCAAAATTAGTGTTTATCGGAGCTAGAGAAAGAAAACGAATAAAAAATGGTATAAGTGTAAATTCATCACCAATATTTGATGAAAGAATCAATAATATGGCACAAGAAATAAATAAGAATTTAATAATGAGAGGAGTTTGGTTTTTTCAAGTAAAAATAAATGAAAACAATGACTATGCTTTATTAGAAATAGCTCCTAGAGTTGCAGGAACAATGGGATTGTACAGGAATATAGGCATTAATTTTTCTCTATTAAGTTTATATGATAGACTTGGATATGATATTAAAGTAATAACTAACAATTATGATATTGAAATGGATAGAGCTCTTATATCAAGATATAAAATTGATTATTATTATGAAAATGTTTATGTAGACTTAGATGACACATTAATATATGAAAGTAAGGTTTGTTTTTTACTCATTGGATTTTTATATCAATGTTTAAATAAAAATAAAAAAATATATCTTATTACTCGGAATGATAAAGACATAGAAGAGATTCTAAATAAATTTAAGATTGGAAATATATTCGAAAAAATTATATATATAAAAAATACTGATGAAAAATATAAATATATAAAAGAAAATAGTTCTATATTTATTGATGATTCATTTTCAGAAAGGTTAAAAGTTGCGAGTAAATTAAATATTCCAACTTTTGACATCAACAATATTGAGTGTTTAATAGATTGGAAAATTTAA
- a CDS encoding glycosyltransferase, with amino-acid sequence MNMKNHIITNPVNKTIPNRKKFKYKYTNPKTKKKIKLPFITVYTCTHMQKYMNNIFENYNRQIYKNKELIIILKNNKLDEAVWNKKASSYENVKIYKLDETLTLGKCFSFGIKKSNYPYISIFDHDDYYGSNYLADSIKIINNNNVSMIGKFTHFVYFEESKILGLRNPNFENRYVKKYITGGSIIFKKNILEKYNIKYEYNNNVDCAISSGLIKNGLKIYSVDRFNYVYLRRKDKNNHAWKIDDRELLKDCKIIDTGKSLHEIIKSNKIFKHS; translated from the coding sequence ATGAATATGAAAAATCACATTATTACAAACCCTGTAAATAAAACAATACCCAATAGGAAAAAATTCAAATACAAATATACTAATCCAAAAACAAAAAAGAAAATTAAATTGCCTTTCATAACTGTTTATACATGTACCCATATGCAAAAATATATGAATAATATTTTTGAGAACTATAATAGACAAATATATAAAAATAAAGAATTAATTATAATTTTAAAAAATAATAAATTAGATGAAGCTGTTTGGAATAAAAAAGCAAGCTCATATGAAAATGTTAAAATATACAAACTTGACGAAACACTAACGCTTGGTAAATGCTTTTCTTTTGGTATTAAAAAATCTAACTATCCATATATATCAATCTTTGATCATGACGACTACTATGGCTCAAATTATTTAGCTGATTCAATAAAAATCATCAATAATAATAATGTATCTATGATAGGTAAATTTACGCATTTTGTTTACTTTGAAGAAAGTAAAATTTTAGGTTTAAGAAATCCTAATTTTGAAAATAGATATGTAAAAAAATACATTACAGGTGGATCTATCATTTTTAAAAAAAATATTTTAGAAAAGTATAATATTAAATATGAATATAACAACAATGTTGATTGTGCTATCAGCTCTGGTCTTATAAAAAATGGATTAAAAATCTATTCCGTTGATAGATTTAATTATGTATATCTTAGACGTAAAGACAAAAACAATCATGCTTGGAAAATAGATGATAGAGAGCTATTGAAAGATTGTAAAATAATAGATACTGGCAAATCATTACATGAAATAATTAAATCAAATAAAATTTTTAAACATTCTTAA